Within the Helicoverpa armigera isolate CAAS_96S chromosome 24, ASM3070526v1, whole genome shotgun sequence genome, the region CCCATTCATTTCAGCTGCACCTATTACAATAACTGTAACAATGATCACTTACTTGTAATAGGCTGCAAGTCGTAACCGTCTGAAGCAATCACCGTGATATTATGACCATCCACAGACAGCTCTATAGGGCAGTTCAGGAACTCAGCATTGATCACGCGGAAACGATACTTGTAACCCTGAAAATAAGGTTCGTTTTAAATTGCAGGTTTATAAGGCTGGGAGTGATTGCTTTGAAGGCATTGCTTGAGTGTTCGAGTTAAGTGATAAAGATTTGGTTGATGAACTGGAaggtttaatttgaaattaatctGTTGATAGAAGTCTCGGATAAAATGAAATGGTAAGAAAACTTTTAAGGCTCATTTTAAATCtagtttttttgataaaaactgaCACTGTAGCAAATCAAAGAGACATATAACGATTGGGTTGATTTGACATTTATAAGCTTTAGCTATTATTTTGTCTGACAATTTAACAcgagattatattttttgtgattttatagTTTTCTGAAAAACGTGCAAAAATGGGTCTCCTTATTAATGGTATAAAATTCTACCTTAGTTTTTACATCGTTAGCATAATACTGTTAATTATGAGTCCATTATAAGAAGTCTCACCTGCTCAACATTGAATCTAGCAGCTGGCATATAAACAGGCTTAGCTGTATCATTGAAGAGCTTGAACCTTCCAACTCCATTGATGAGCAGCGTCGGAGGCTTGTTGTCTCCCGTAGAGTGATGGTGATCGGTGAACATGCCGATAGCCAAGTCGTGGATCCAGTCGGTCACCAGCATAACGTGCTCGGACCTGTGAAGGAAATTTTACTGTATTTGATGGGCTGTAAGGTTTAAAATTGAGcgtcttgaaaatattttgtggtaTGATATAAAGAAGATGAAATATATATGTGTAGGTATAAACTATGTATACAATTAAGgaccatattttttatcaatagaaCGTTTTATAAACAGTTATTTACTTGGGAGTGCTTAAAAGCATTAAACTTCCTTTGCATATATCGATATGAGAAATCTGGATTTTATGGAAAcctccaaaaatatttataacgaaATAACtccaaaaattcaaattaaattctctCATTACTCCAATTTGACGACTAAAGACCACTATTACGTTAATAGTCCCAAGACCACTGGACATAATCCCCCTAACTCAGCTACTAAACCGGTAACCAACTAAATAGCCAAACAAGTAAAACCAACACCGACTTTTCCAGTACATTCACCAACTGTTTATTTGTCCGCACCTTTCCGTACACTCTCAATATTGACACAAGCGGATCCAGGGGCCGGAGCTACTAGCTAATACAATTTGCTCACTAAAAGATACACCCTTTACGGCAAACTATTGATTGTGTTATAGAACCCTTTGAGATATTGCTGGATTTTAAATGGGTTAAAATGAAGGGTTACTGGTTTAGTGCCAAGGTACTGTTTAAatgaatttagaattttatttactttggtactatataattaaattttaatctgAATTAAAGACTTATACATAAGGTTGAAGTGCAGAATATGACGCGTAAGCATTCTTACCAATTCACCAGAGTGAAACATTATTTTCTCCCTGTATTTTTCATCAGAATcttcaaacaaaatatgaaaatgcctctaatgtatgtaatttaagCCTATAAGAATACCTTAAtactcaatattttattgcactcACTAATTTTCATAAAGGTGTTAAATAGAGGTAGGTACCTCAACCATGCTTCTTTCACTAAATGGTCTTCTAACTCACCTGTCATAATCATACAGCCTTCCATGTGGATCCTGGGACTTGGGCTTCCTGACGATGAAGACGCCGGCAGCTCCATCAGCTCGCTGCATACCAGAGTGGGAGTGCCAGAAGTGAGTGCCTGCATGAGTTGCGTTGAACTGGTACCTGGAGAGGAAGAAAAAGCATTTGAAGAATGAAAAGAAATTGAAGAGAGAAGGAGAAGAAAGTTTTTGATAATGGAAACAAAAGAATGGTTTGTAATATGTTTAACGAGATTATATTCTTGTGACATAATACGTATTATACGTAGCTTCCAAAGGTATGAACACATTTCAATGTGCTTTTATCATAaaccgaaataaataaataggtaataataaacTGTTCTGATTCAGAGAATCCATGGCATCATCTACATAGGCAACAGAAACAACGGGAATAAAAAAAGAATGCAAAAGCTTGGACTTTTAACAtatctttaaaaagaaaaatcctTACCTGAATGTAGTCTCAGGTAATATAGGGCACTGCGTCACATATGGCGTTCCATCCATGTAAGGAGTTCCTCTCTGGTGCTGACCATGCCAATGTACTGTAGTACCTTCCGTCATCAGGTCATTTTCCACGTCCACTATCACACGGTCATGTTGGCATACCTTTAAATtaaaggataaaaaatatataggtatgtacttttttaaaatctaACGTCctttagtcgtggtggcctagtgggcaaagaaccaacctctcgagtgtgagggcgcggattcgaatccaggtcaggcaagtaccaatgcaacttttctaagtttgtatgtactttctaagtatatcttagacaccaatggctgatacgagtaaaaaggtgaaggaaaacatcttgaggaaacctggactatatagtctgaaatcaccaacccgcattgagcaagcgtggtgattaatgctcaatccttctccgtgtgagaggaggcctgtgcccagcagtgggacgataaataggctgtaactaacgtCCTTTaagccaaaatatttttaaacctcACAAAAGCTAAATCACTATGGAGCTACATATTTTAATTCGGTTTATAAACTTGCCAAAATTGGACCCATTTCGCTACCcactaaaatatttagtaaaatcTCTCTGAGCcaataaagtaataaacaaaacactagcaTAAAACCAGACGACAATTCCAAAGTGTTAACTAACAATAGCTTTGccatacttttatttaacgaGGGCCAATTAAAACGAGCTCACAATTTcacctaaaattaaaactacCACACTAATTGTCACAGTATGGTTTGCATTCTGAAATTGGTCCAACAACATTTTTTGTGAAACGGAATGGCATTTTTTTACTCTAAAAGTTCTCTACAAAAAATGTTGCAATATTTTATGCTCACCTCTACAGCGGGTCCTGGCATTTTTCTATTAACAACGTTCAAAGGTCTGTTCATTCCATCAGCTGGGATGCAGTCAGGGCGGGAACAATCCGTCACGTTGTACGGACAGTCGTAACAAGCTTTACTCATCGTCTGATACCATTCAAGCACAAAATGATAGTAGCAAATCATCGGTTCCTCTCCTTCCCTACATTCTCTATGACACGGGTGATCTCCATTCATCAGTTCTCCAGTAACTTCGTCATATCTTACatgtgcccttatttttgcatctttCACATTTCTGCTAATGGATGGCTCTCCACTCTCTTGTAGCATTCTGATTGGATGCTTAGCAGGAAGATTTGGTACTGTTTTCAGATTTGAATCCACGTTTAAATGGTTGGTGTTATTCGGCTTGGGAGCAACCAGCACTCTGGAAGCACTTTGCGGTGCATCGTGCGTAAAATCTTCTGAAATTTTGACTTCTTGTCCGTTCTGGTCGGCTATTTCTGCAAACTGGTCTGTAGTCTGTGGTTTGTAGTCGGGTTCTGTGTTTTGTGTGAAGTTGTAGTCTAATGTTGTTGTTTCATAGGTTTGTGCTGTCTCCGCTTGTGTGTTAATCCCGTGGATATCTGTAAATTTAACgaaagaaaaattattaataaaaattacatatagATACgtaaaagttcaaaacaaacATGATCGAAAAAAcagtgaaaatgaaataattcagGCTAAACTTTTGGTTTTACTAAACAGTTCAAAGTTCAATAACCTTTCACTGAAGTAACAATAAATCctattgttttacaaaattgaataaaaaccttaatttcttaaaaacacACGACTACCTCCACTGTCTTTTATATCTTCAACTCCCCGAAAAAAATGTTCCCTCTAATTTCTCACATTTTACATGATCTCAAAAATCACTCGTCAGTGCCGTAGATAAATCCCCAACCGATCACCGATCATTATAGGAGCATTTGCATTGTAAATCTGGTACCACCCAATTGACTCAACCCGTCCGTTATTCCATTAAACATTTAGCAGGTCTTTAGAAaacgattttgtttttaaccCTACAAAAGAGCGGATTATGTTAATTTAGTGCTTAGGGTTTGGCGACATTACTTTAATTCTATGAAGTACTTTTAGTGATTCAGTTTTTTTGCTGTGTGAAATTCATCTATGTGCCGGAATTTTTAGGATTTTATttgacatgtatgtatgttgtgCCCTATTATCTGActgattttgatgcgattttcagcatagtatttgtcagacttaaaaGAAGTGTTCaagtatattattgaagtcggtttaattttttgtaaaaggtttTTGTAAGCAGACTAATAGTGTGAAGTTTCGACATAATTAATTAGGTCTTATTGTGATTGATGATGATTCAAAGCATCATTGTATACTGTCCAATTCTAAACACAAATTCTAATTCTAAACCAAAATATGTTCATACAAAATCGATTTCAATAATTGAACAGACATTATTCGGTAGCGTTTTCGATTCAACACCAATTTTCTAGTATCGATATTACGGAATCCTTATTTATTGGTCTGTATTTTGTTGTAAACAAGCTTATTTATCGACAGTATAGACATTTAGGAAATGAAACGTATGAAcggaatatttataatatctgtTTTAGATGTTGTATTTTATAACGACACATTAataccattttatttaaagttttatttaaagtattctTGGCAAAAATCGAACTTTTAACTAAATGCAGCTAGTATTTTTGTCACGTACCTATCAAATACCTACcgtacatcatcatctgcttagccttttcccaactatgttagtgtcggtttccagtctacgCAGATGTaactgtgtaccagtgttttacaaggagctgctgccgatctgacctcctcaacccaactACCCCTGATACATGCCATACatgcataaagtaaataaccactagagagcgcactcgccaatttcttctaagaacacgactcaccactgcgggcggggggacgcggcataatccgcggctactattggtcagttcacggtcgctactaaaggatcgtactgatcgtagccttatagtacgcgcaaaatcactaacttttggcgagcgtcggggcactgtatgcgcagtcaagtggttttatagtctttgcatACATGTGATAcatgtagggctgccatccgtccgggtttccccggatttgtcctcgtttggaggccgtccgggcggggtttcaagaagtgtccggggaaaacccggacatttttcatagggccatcttaacctatggtgcctgggtatgcgaattacccgggcgcctaataatgcagaagtcgaagtgtcccaaaactccaaaattatctttaatatcccaatattaaaaaaattttgcgctcgcttcgcttgcggcttcttcactttgcggatttttttattatacaagtttaggtgctttagtgacccaaaactcaaaaattttcgcgctcgcttcgcttgcggcgacttcactttacagttgtttgtatttttcaacatttttttgtctaacctatcaagaaggtaactcctagtttccatatgagctttcttaattatgaccttcgaaatacattaagtcacaatctttcaatactaggtaggtactacatgagctagagaggccctgacttttcatgtaaggaaggacctcattgaatttaagtaatatggtaatattaaaaaataggtcttgttttgttaaacaaaaaaaatcggactcgtccggggaaaaaatgctatttacgccaaatttccgggtttttttttaaatatttgtccgggtttggcgaaattcgaaatggcagccctagatACATGGTATTTTAATGCAGTTTTTCTAGTATTGCCTAAGAAGTTTTGAGCTTGAGCGTCTGAACAAATGTGTTTTCTTTTGAATCATAAATtgagaataataattaagaaaaacacTGCAACTAGAAGGTCATTTACAACCTCTAACCCAATGTTTCGGAACGCATTCCTCAGTCGAGCATTCCCAAAAGATTCCAAAACTCGaagttataaaaactttttcagacGACTTAAACGGCCGGAAATTTTGTTTcgggaaattttaattaaataatcccGCTTTCGACTGTtgattaagttttaaaagttataCAAACATCTTAGGTGAGTTTGTTGATCGGCACTCGTGAAGCTCGACTTCAAATGCTCAACTTTTCTTAGTCGTATCTTCATACCAGAATTGACTTCAAATGCTCAACTTTTCTTAGTCCTATCTTCATACCGGAATTGAGCTATAATTGCTGAACAGGACTCCGTTTGagcaaataatgttatttgaagATTTCGTTTGATTGTGAGTTTGTGTTAATTAAACTGTCTTTACAAATAATAggttgaaattattattaaataatcagCTTTTCGAAAATTAACCTGGTTGAGTAAATACCACTAACCGCCTCTAAATTTACTGTATGACCCTGAATAAAAAAGATGATGCAAGTATTCAAAATGCAAACAATTGCAGCAAGATTTTCTACAGGCGTTAAAACTCGCTCGTTTTGTAAACTATGTTTTTATaattctaatttatattttgtgtttaatctaaataatattcaaacgtattatttaatttattctgaacAGATGCATCTATAATGTAAAAGAATAAAGTGgttatacatatttaagtaaataagtaggcACTTAGATGAAATGGGGTAGAGATACTAAATTCAGTACTTATTTTCCATAAGTACTGAATTTAGTATCTCTGGTTCAATCTGAACGGTGATTTTAaattggaataataataatcatactGCCTTTGTTTGTTACAATGATTATTTCGCTAATTCGCTGATTTGCTCTAGATATCAAGGGTGCTGATTTGAACATTTAGTTCATAACTGGCACTTTTTCACCCAGGCAGCAGTGGCATAAGAAAATTGCTTCGTGAACTCGATAAGATCCAGCCTATTAACTGTCCCTACTTTTcgttcaaatctgttcagttgTTTTACTATGAAAGTGTAGCAAAGATATTTCACTTTCGTACTATATAACATACTAGCAGCTCCTGTGGTGTCCACCCACATCCCACAACCGGATAGTGTATATCcatcctcaataaatgggctacctaacagagaaatcatttttcaaaccAGTCCATTATTTCCTGATACTAGCTTTTGCcggcaacttcgttcgcgtggaatagtgactaccagcagttttttgatttgaccaatagatggcgctatatgtccggattttttttttttgtaataaaaactatcctatgtcctttctcaagtttcaaactatgtctgtaccaaatttcacacaaatcggttcagtagtttaggcgtgaagaaaagacagacagacagacagacagaccgacagagttactttcgcatttataatattagtttggattaacGCATCCaaccaaactcttcagctttttagtACATAGTTTATAGCACATCTTTCAATAGTCCGCCGACTTAACATTTAAGTTACTAAAGTCAACGGCTCATCTTCAAATCCAGTTTTTGCAATGACGTCATTCTTTTATAGTCACGTGGTGGCCAGTATGGTTTTTTGGCTCGGGGAATTTATTAAGttatgtaaaaattataatatttatgatgtTGTAGGAGCTTTGAGGTTAgtaacagacggacagacaaaACGATGAAGATTTGTCTTTGGTAAACTCGGTAATTCTTTGGATGgatgcttatttatttcataggTTTCAGGGTATCTGAAAATACGTTTTACAAAAGGCAGTCTCGGAATAAAAGCTACGTAATCAATTCTTTTAAATGACCATACATCCAAGCTACAGTTTAGTATCCAAGTTACCTCTAACGAGATTCTTGAAACCTCAACAGAAGAGTGAAGATAAGGTTGAAAGTTTATATGAGCTAAATATCAATAAAGAGATCACacctttacatacatatttaggtacCATCATAAGTTTGCTTGCTTCAACGAGCTGATCTTAGAAACTACTGAagtgttttgaaaaatatttcatcgtTAGATAGTGGTCGAGGAATAcaacctttttttaaataaaaatgtgctcGAGATGAGAACAAAACCGTGGGTGGAAGCCAGTATGTAattaattgagaaaaaaaataaacttcttgtGATTTACCATAAACAGGTTTTTAGTTACTCACGTGAATCAAAACGTGATACCAATAAAATAGAATTgccataattttatgtaaaaactgCGGCTCATTAAAATTATGggtttatcattaaaaaaaatataggtataacaCGTTTCCGATGTctaattctttaaaaatgttCGATTCTTGGAAAATAGATTGTGTTTCTGTTAACCTGTTcaacagtttaaaaaaactcaGAGGAAAAGGCTACTTTGGTTtcattggtttaaaaaaaagtgaagAGTTATGTTggtcatttgtttattaattaaacaaacaaataaaatgctttaaaatgaCCTCCATTTTAAAGAGGATGAGAGCAATCTCTTTATATCTAGTTTTTTTAAATGCCGAATATAGGTACGCGAATTTCATCAAACGCTTGCAATCAGCTGAACGAAAATTAACAATGACAACGTCAAACGCTTCTAAAGTTCATTGACCTAGGATTATCTGCAAACACAAAGGAATCTCGAATTCTACTACTACGATCCCAAAGATGAGGTGCAAATATCTTATATATTTcagttatacataatattattatgacctTCAAAATTGCCACATTGCTTGACCGTTCAAAACAGGTATTGATGGTACCTGGTACTTCCCCTAAAGAATTCCTTTTGTGAGAGATCGACTGCTTTACACATTTTATTCGATAATAAACAAGATATCTGTGAATCATATCTCCATAATCAGACATATATTATTGTTTGCTAGAgaacaaatcaaatcaaatatttaggtatatggTTCATAAGGTGTTAGTAAGATTGTTTCAGTATTATTCAGCCAATGAAAAATGTAAATTGTCGTGCAAAAGTATTCATAAAAAGCAATGTTAATTATTCTACTTAGAAACAGCAGCATGTGTATATCGACTTTTCTTCTAAATAATTCTatattacctacaaaatattcTAACACAAATAAATTCCATAGGATAGTTTTGGCCTAATCCATCCACAAATAAAAGGCACGCTTACTCGTTACTAGCCAAACAAACCACGATTTACTGCATTTAGTCGCCACTCAATCGCACGACAGTCGCGCGACTATCGTCCCCTACCAATCAAGGTTGTACCGACTCTCGAAGTAATCGCTCCATTCATCTCCGATCCGATAGTCGGACCAAACAGTTTTGATACTTGCGATCAAATGTGAAGGATTTTATGggttttatttcatcataatGATAGTGTTAGATTAATTTTGTGCAATCGTTAAAGGTCGTATCTGATGAgtatgtttttaagtttataatttaagtcgttttcccgcggtttcacccgcgtcacgtGGGAGCTActacccgcaccgggataaaatatagcctatatatatgttactcgcagataatatagctttctaatgctgaaagaatatttaaaatcggtccagtagtttttgagtttatccattacaaccaaacaaacaaacaaactcttcagctttataatattagtatagattagcttccgcccgcggcttcgcccgcgtagagttcggttaaatcgcgtttccaagagaaatcttcaaaaagtccgggataaaaactatcctatgttctttctcaaggtcaactctatctctgtaccaaattttattaaaatcagttctgtagtttAGACGTGatagcgtaacagacagacagagttactttcgcatttataatattagtaggattagtagGAATAATGCTAGTGGTAGATTAGTTTTGTGCAATCATTAAAGGTCGTATGTGATGAGTAAGTATGTTTTTTagctttatattaaaaacaagaaGTTGGTCTTTGTTAATAAAGATGTTAATTGACGTCTAttgttaaagtaaatattggAATATAATAAAGGATGTTtgcttatttaatttacttgcaAAATGTATGTGCAGTgccttttgttatttattttttgcttgtgTCTTTCGTGGCAATGTTTCCTCATACTTCTGTTAAGTGGTTTATCGAAAtcgcaaataaatattatgtttttatgcaGTTATCATCatgatattaaaatactttatctgTAATTACTTATACgaccaataaaatataataaatgcttaGATGGCGcgatttgtaaataatttttatgcagtaaatataataaaccaGTTTTAGCTACCAAGTTTTATTGTTCATAAATTACTTTCATACATTATTTCATTTGAATTGGAAGTTCATTACTTTTTTTCTATTGACATTATTCTATTTCTGTGGCAGTAAAAGTGATCTTTATACTCGTAATTAACTAATTTGCTATACTTCATTTCGTCCAGTAAAACAGACTATTACTTGAGAGTACAAAGAAATTACTTTTTACACAAAGCatcgttaaaatatttagtgGTAGACAACATCGTTGCAGATTACAGTGTCCTCATAAACatctttaacttttaattatattttccaaGGACTTTCAAGGTTTTACAATTTGCcacaaagtaattaataaataataaataagtaataatatttccaGTAAGCATCGAgaagatataataatatgtttatgatTCGACTTACTACACTATGACATACCTTGCACTATATACTATTTTGTTAACTAATTGAAAGTATCAAGCCCATCCAATCGTCGTACATAGATTTCGCAATACATTGAGAGACTCCCGCGGTGTCCGAAACGACTCCACGAGCTCACGTGTTTTGTTATTGGTACAGCCTAGTGTGTTTAGTAGACTCTCATTAGAATAGGCTTGTGAGGAAGCATGAAAACGCGACGATTGTATGTGACAAAAATAACCTTTAAACCTGAACTTAATGAGTcgctttcataataatttataacatctTTGTATTTTtcgtatattataaaaatgtcaatCAAAAGCAGCGGGAATGTTGCTTTTATTGTATTGCAGTACTAatcattctttttttaaaggaatatttaaatagatttgcTGCTAGTGTGATCACAGGAGCCGTGATCAGTCATATAAGTATATCAAAATGGGCTCAAACATTGACccaaaaaaatgaataatataattggAAATGAGCTCAAAGTAAGCGCCAAGCTTATTAACTTACGACTTCCACTTCTCAATCATAAAGCTTAGATAACAGTCGCTAACTTAAACACAGAATACCTTTATGCGTCGGCAGAACATATGCATAGATCAAATTCATGCGAATACATTGGCATTCAAGCTGCTACCAATCTAGTCTTCCAGAATTGAATTTCACACTATTCTCGGATGAGCTAAAGGAATTTGAGACTTAATGTTAATGATGATAGAAGCTAATTTATATAACGTGTGTTATAAGCAGCaagcatttgtttttgttatgatgGGGGTAGCGTGATTGTTAAAAAGAGTTATCGCGGGACTGGTACATAGaggacttaagaaggaacatggtgggttttagtcagtaagagtctgacactccctcacgctgcacccgtAGCGGGCCACTTAATGATTTCtggttaaaaaaatgttgatcgAACCTACCTCatcctgtttttatttttaaattgagatAATTTgctttttcaatataaaaaaacatggtTAAAGGAATTCTTTTCAAACAACTAGAGGCCAGAAAAATACGATAATTTATTGTAACCAAAATTCGTAAGCTGAGCCCACACTGACATTTTAAGCTAATTTTTCGCTGAGTACCCACGTATTTGAATGGAGAATTTCTCAATATAAGTGGGGTCGAACACTTAACCCCAGCTTTAAGgagattttcataataatttgagAGGCCGATActgtgtacatttttttgtatttttttttcgttaaggAAAATTCGGGTGAATTGTCAAATTGGGTACCATTTTCCGTTTTGtttccatttaatttaatggGTCAACAGTATTTTTGTTTGAGTACGTTTCCCAAATTTGTGGAGGCTTTTAGTCAGAATTGTTTCAACTTATTGTTTTGGATATGAATAGTCCGTGTTATTAGAGCACGTGTAGTTTTGAACATGTCCCATTTCCCTTTAATATAATAACGAAAATTGTggcgtttatttttttctttttactatcTAATGggtactaaaaacaaaaaaaaaactgtcccACATGCTATTTTTTATAGTCTGACCATATTTCTTCGATCATTAAGTACATGTTTTTGTCAATATATATTATTGGTATATAAAGATGATCCTGATGATCTCGATGCGTaccttttttctatttataagtaCTCAGGCCAATATTGATAATGGCAAACATTTACAATCCAAACTTGTTTTAAACTTTAagaactttttattataattaagtctATACGTCAAAAAAACTTGATCAAACTTACGTCACAGTTTAATCTTTagaaattgcaataaataatattttcgcaTTTAATAAATCATTAGCGAAAGCGAAATAGTAATGTAGAATTTCTAGAAATTATCCTCTGATCTGCGAGtagattatttttacaat harbors:
- the LOC110379296 gene encoding uncharacterized protein LOC110379296, whose translation is MNQRSFSQFISTILFIALINIHGINTQAETAQTYETTTLDYNFTQNTEPDYKPQTTDQFAEIADQNGQEVKISEDFTHDAPQSASRVLVAPKPNNTNHLNVDSNLKTVPNLPAKHPIRMLQESGEPSISRNVKDAKIRAHVRYDEVTGELMNGDHPCHRECREGEEPMICYYHFVLEWYQTMSKACYDCPYNVTDCSRPDCIPADGMNRPLNVVNRKMPGPAVEVCQHDRVIVDVENDLMTEGTTVHWHGQHQRGTPYMDGTPYVTQCPILPETTFRYQFNATHAGTHFWHSHSGMQRADGAAGVFIVRKPKSQDPHGRLYDYDRSEHVMLVTDWIHDLAIGMFTDHHHSTGDNKPPTLLINGVGRFKLFNDTAKPVYMPAARFNVEQGYKYRFRVINAEFLNCPIELSVDGHNITVIASDGYDLQPITTTSLVTYAGERYDFILEANNEIDNYWIRYRGLMDCDEVFTKAKQVGVLHYEGAMDLEPPGDPTWEELHNEGLQLNALNKGEEDEETISVAEMRSLEGYDDSLKEVADYQFYVAYDFYAKNNSHFHRSPYYGYYQVPKKENRLYTPQLNHISMKLPSSPLLTARPSTDNFCNSSSIDEACTEGYCECSHVLAVKLNSVVEIIIVDEGVTFDANHPFHLHGHSFRVVGLRRLAKDITIDEIKAYDKAGLLKRNLKNAPIKDTVTVPDGGYTVIRFKADNPGYWLFHCHIEFHVEIGMALVFKVGEHKDMAPIPRDFPTCGSYLPDNMLEHATTEKPKSDDVISISHWWPVVFINNSTSSSTNVQASVLAILFTKLIASLNWLS